The segment GGTGGGTCTTTAGATGTTAATAATCATACAATAGATATTACCCGTATTCATCTTGAAGAAGATACAGGTAAGTTGTCACACCCAGGTAATACTGATTATTCATTAGTTGATTATAATCGTGCTGGAACACCGTTGGTTGAGATGGTAACAGAACCAGTTATCCCCGATGCAGCGACAGCTAAAGCCTTTTGTCAAAAGTTTCAACAGATCCTGCGCTACTTAGATATTTCTGGAGCTGATATGGAAAAAGGTGAAATGCGTTGCGAAGCGAACATCAGTCTACAGAAAAAAGGTGCCTGGAAGTATAGCAAAGGTCATATACTGCCACTTGACAAAAATACATTAAATTCTAAAGTTGAAGTCAAGAATATTAATTCTTTTAAGTCATTAGAAAAAGCGATTGAGTTTGAAATTAATCGTCAATCTACTTTGTTGGATAATAATGAAACAATACTTCAGGAAACTCGTGGTTGGGATGATACAAAAAATCAAACAGTTGGACAACGAGTTAAAGAAACCTCGGCTGACTATCGTTATTTTCCCGAACCAGACTTACCTCCTCTGCATTTTACTGATGCCGAAATCAAAACAATCAAAGCTAGTTTAACAGAATTACCAGATCAAAAAGCCAAACGTTTTCAAGCTGAATATAATTTATCAGAATATGATGCACTGACTTTAGTTATTGATAAACAACTTGCTGCTTTTTTTGAAGCTGTGGTATCAGAACTTCATGCATGGATCATATCATCAAAAGACAGTTGGGAAAGACAAAATACAATTTTGGCAAAAAATACTGCTAACTGGCTAACTAATGATTTTATTAAATTTATAAAACAAAAAAAACTTGAGTTTAATGAAATATCAATTACTGCTGAAAATTTTGCTGAGTTTATTCTTTTAATTCATAAAGGTAAAATTAACTCTAGTGCAGCACAGGCTATTCTGGACATTATGATTATTAAAGGAGATGAACCTGAGGCAATTATGCGAAATCTTGGCTTGGAACAGATTGATGATGAAGAGCAGATTGTTGGGATTATTAAGCAGATTATGAAGGAGAATCCCTCTTTAGTGGAAGAGTATAAAAAAGGCAAATTAACCCTTTTGCAGTTTTTTGTTGGTCAAGTTATGGCAAAGACAAAAGGCAGTGCTAATCCGGAGACGGTGAAGAGATTACTTCAAAAAACCTTGGTTTAATTGGTTAAGCATCTATATATTCTGTCTGAACTTGATATTTCTTTGGTTATGTGATATAATTTTATAAGTTTTGTTAATATTTAAAAATCAAATGAAAGGAGTAAGAAATGTGGTTAACATTAATACTAAAATGGTTACTTGTTGGTTTTGCTTTTTTGACAATATTTACTGGTTTTAAGGACGGGCATTTTATTGCTTTTTTACTTTTTGGGTTTTTGTTAATTTCAAAAAAGCTAGAAGTTATAATAAAAATTCTAGCTCCCAAAGAGGAAAAAGAAGAAGAATAAACAAAAGTATAAATATACACTGATTTAAAGTGGTGGAGAAATTTTTTCTCCACTTTTTTATTGCCCAATAATAGAAATATTGATATAGTTAGTTTATATGAATATATCTATTTTTGACATAAAGCCTTGGGAGAAAAATCTTTTTTCTAAAGCTTTAAAAAAGCATAAGGTTACTTACTTCACAGAGCCAATTCAAAAAGTAAATATAAAAAAACTTCAGAAAACTGAAATTATTTCTTGTTTTATTACCTCTAAACTTGATAAAAAAATTATTGATCAATTGCCTAGTTTGAAATTAGTCGCGACTAGATCTACCGGTTTTGATCATCTTGATACAAAAACTTTGGAAAAAAGAGCAATTAAAGTAATGAATGTACCAAGCTATGGAGAAAATACGGTCGCTGAACATACCTTTGCTTTGATTTTAACTTTATCCCGAAATATTCATCAATCGTATCTACGTACTCTGAAGAATAATTTTTCTATAGATGGACTTAAAGGTTTTGATCTTTGTCAAAAAACACTTGGTGTGATTGGCACAGGAAGAATTGGTAGTCATGTTGTTCGTATTGCCAAGGGTTTTGAAATGAAGGTTGTGGCCTATGATGGATATCGAAATAAAGCTTTGGCAAAGCAACTTAATTTTAAGTATGTTTCCTTAAAAGAATTATTACAACAATCTGACATTATTACTCTTCATCTCCCCTTTTCCAAAGAAACTGAACATATAATAAATTTAAGTAATATTAAATATATAAAAAAAGGAGCATTATTGATAAATACTGCCCGTGGTGGATTGATTCAAACCTCTGCTTTAATTAAAGCGCTTGATGATAAGATTATTTCTGAAGTAGGGCTTGATGTCCTGGAAGAAGAAAACTTAATTCTTGAAGAACATCACCTACTTTCTCATGGACTTAAACATCGTAAAGCACTTGGAATGATTATAAAAAATCACAAGTTACTTAAGCGTAATAACGTTATTTTTACCCCGCACATCGCTTTCTTCAGTCAGGAAGCTGTTGATCGTATTACTAAGTCGACGATTGAGAATATTCTTGCCTTTCACCCATAATATCTCTCTGCCTTGTTTTTCCCAACGTCGAAACCAGGTCATTTGACGTTTAGCAAATTGGCCTGAAGCAATTGCAAGTTTTTCTTTCATAACTTGCAGAGATATTTTTTTTTGTAAATACTGGGAAATGTATTTATATTCTAAACCAAAAGCTTCAAGCTTTTCCCAGCTCAATCCCTTATTGTGTAACCCCTCAACTTCCTCAATCATCCCCTGTTTAAAGCGGCTATCTAGTCGTTTTTTTATTTTTTGGCGAATTGTATCTAATGAATAATTAATACCTATTACTAAACTGTTATATCGAGGTTTAGATATTCCGTGTAAGTCATTATGTGCCGTATTACTGGATTGTAAAATTTCCAGATATCTTTGCAATCGTTGTTTGTTATTTTTTTCACTTTGATTTAATCTATCCAGAAATTTTGAGTCAAGTCTTTTTATTTGATTATATATTTCTTCAAGTGACAATTTTGACGTTTTGTGGATTTGTATATTATTTAGTTTAGCATCTGAGAGTTGATAGCCATCAACCACTGCCTGGAGATATAATCCACTGCCACCGACTAAAATAGGGGTTATTTTTCGCTTTATAATCCCGTCTATGGCTCTATAGGCAAGAGATTGGTATTGCTTAAGGTTAAACTGATTACTTGGCTCTGCTACGTCAATTAAGTGGTATTGTATAGCTTTACTACCTTTGCCATATTCGTCTAGATCTTTTCCAGTTCCGATATCCATGCCTTTATAGACTTGTCTTGAGTCGGCACTTACTATCTCGCCATTAAACAGACGAGCAACTTCAACTGCCAATTTTGTTTTTCCAGAAGAGGTTGGACCGAGTATTACTATTAGTTTAGGTAAGTTTTTCATGACAGTATTATAGAGGATATATGGAAAATAAAAAAGTCTTACATTTCTGAAAGACTTTTTTACATAAAATTATTTGTCAAATTCCTCTAATAACTGTCTTTGCTTTCGACTTAAATGAGCAGGCGTATCAACAATCACCTCAACCTGATGATCACCACGATCTTTACCACGCAAACTTGGTACTCCTTTATTGCGTAGCATAAAAATTTTACCTGACTGGGTTCCGGAAGGAATTTTTAAACTAACTTCACCATCAACTGTTATCACATCAATATTTGTTCCAAGGGCTGCTTGAGGAAATGTTATATGTGCTTGAGAAAAAATAGTTGTGCCCATTCGTTTAAAGCGTTTGTCAGGGGTGACTGCAATATGAATATATAGATCCCCTGCTTGAGCTCCTTTATGTCCAGCTTCACCTTGACCAGTTAAACGAATTGATTCACCTGTATCAATGCCTGCGGGTATTTTAATTTTAAGTTCTGTTGTTTCTATGGTTGCACCGTTTCCTGAACATTTATGACACGTTTTAGTAATCTTTTTTCCTTCACCCTGACAAGTTGGACAAACAGTCTGCACTTGCATTTGTCCAAAAATAGTTCTTTGAACTTGATTAACAGAGCCAGATCCATGACAGGTTGAACAGTTTTCAATTTTTGATCCAGGTTCGGCTCCATTGCCTTGACACACAGAACAGACAACTGATTTATTTAAACGAATTAATTTCTCAGACCCAAAAATAGCTTCTTTGAAATCAATTTCTAAGCGGACTTCAATATCTCCACCTCTAGATTTTCTATGTCCTTGTGACCGTTGTCCACCAAAACCAAAGATATCACCAAAGCCACCAAAAAGGTCACCAAGGTCATCCATATTAATATTAAAACCTCCTCCGCCATTAAAACCACCCCAGTTGGCTTGTTGTCCACCAGCTTGTCCTGACTCAAAACCTGAAC is part of the Candidatus Falkowbacteria bacterium genome and harbors:
- the gatB gene encoding Asp-tRNA(Asn)/Glu-tRNA(Gln) amidotransferase subunit GatB, whose translation is MNYDVIIGLEIHTALKTKSKMFCACDNTLSIKPNTTVCPICLGHPGTLPVANKQAIEWTILLGLALGASINKESKFDRKNYFYPDLPKGYQISQYDQPLCEGGSLDVNNHTIDITRIHLEEDTGKLSHPGNTDYSLVDYNRAGTPLVEMVTEPVIPDAATAKAFCQKFQQILRYLDISGADMEKGEMRCEANISLQKKGAWKYSKGHILPLDKNTLNSKVEVKNINSFKSLEKAIEFEINRQSTLLDNNETILQETRGWDDTKNQTVGQRVKETSADYRYFPEPDLPPLHFTDAEIKTIKASLTELPDQKAKRFQAEYNLSEYDALTLVIDKQLAAFFEAVVSELHAWIISSKDSWERQNTILAKNTANWLTNDFIKFIKQKKLEFNEISITAENFAEFILLIHKGKINSSAAQAILDIMIIKGDEPEAIMRNLGLEQIDDEEQIVGIIKQIMKENPSLVEEYKKGKLTLLQFFVGQVMAKTKGSANPETVKRLLQKTLV
- a CDS encoding hydroxyacid dehydrogenase, encoding MNISIFDIKPWEKNLFSKALKKHKVTYFTEPIQKVNIKKLQKTEIISCFITSKLDKKIIDQLPSLKLVATRSTGFDHLDTKTLEKRAIKVMNVPSYGENTVAEHTFALILTLSRNIHQSYLRTLKNNFSIDGLKGFDLCQKTLGVIGTGRIGSHVVRIAKGFEMKVVAYDGYRNKALAKQLNFKYVSLKELLQQSDIITLHLPFSKETEHIINLSNIKYIKKGALLINTARGGLIQTSALIKALDDKIISEVGLDVLEEENLILEEHHLLSHGLKHRKALGMIIKNHKLLKRNNVIFTPHIAFFSQEAVDRITKSTIENILAFHP
- the miaA gene encoding tRNA (adenosine(37)-N6)-dimethylallyltransferase MiaA yields the protein MKNLPKLIVILGPTSSGKTKLAVEVARLFNGEIVSADSRQVYKGMDIGTGKDLDEYGKGSKAIQYHLIDVAEPSNQFNLKQYQSLAYRAIDGIIKRKITPILVGGSGLYLQAVVDGYQLSDAKLNNIQIHKTSKLSLEEIYNQIKRLDSKFLDRLNQSEKNNKQRLQRYLEILQSSNTAHNDLHGISKPRYNSLVIGINYSLDTIRQKIKKRLDSRFKQGMIEEVEGLHNKGLSWEKLEAFGLEYKYISQYLQKKISLQVMKEKLAIASGQFAKRQMTWFRRWEKQGREILWVKGKNILNRRLSNTINSFLTEESDVRGKNNVITLK
- the dnaJ gene encoding molecular chaperone DnaJ, which gives rise to MSKDYYKILGVNKTATEEEIKKAFRKEAHKHHPDKSGGDEAKFKELNEAYQVLGNKERRARYDQFGSGFESGQAGGQQANWGGFNGGGGFNINMDDLGDLFGGFGDIFGFGGQRSQGHRKSRGGDIEVRLEIDFKEAIFGSEKLIRLNKSVVCSVCQGNGAEPGSKIENCSTCHGSGSVNQVQRTIFGQMQVQTVCPTCQGEGKKITKTCHKCSGNGATIETTELKIKIPAGIDTGESIRLTGQGEAGHKGAQAGDLYIHIAVTPDKRFKRMGTTIFSQAHITFPQAALGTNIDVITVDGEVSLKIPSGTQSGKIFMLRNKGVPSLRGKDRGDHQVEVIVDTPAHLSRKQRQLLEEFDK